One genomic region from Solwaraspora sp. WMMD792 encodes:
- the asnB gene encoding asparagine synthase (glutamine-hydrolyzing) has product MCGLLAFFSARGDAGAHRDAIAHALECLHHRGPDETGVEVIGDPTGRWADAVFAHKRLAIIDVASSQEPLAYADGRYLLTFNGEIYNYIELRDQLVREFGAQFATAGDGEVIVAGYHYWGEKVLHKLRGMFAFVIWDRQRRRAFGARDYFGIKPLHYLQTPDGIYLASEKKALLPFSAAAGAGDAGVDTANLSHYLTLQYVPEPRTLHSGISRIGSGECLTWSPPALDPTTGGPAPDPAGGVQVRRWYQPIFRPTPTPDPQRLYDEIRETLRESVRMHMRADVPVGAFLSSGIDSTAVVALAREFNPNILTFTVGYDVSGYSEIEVAQDSARHLNVTTIPTKIGPQDMMEALPRIVWHLDDPVADPALVPLYFVAQKAAEHVTVVLSGEGADEFFGGYTIYREPLSLGAVHGLPDPMQKGLRAVSKVIPQGVKGKSFLERGTTPIEERYYGNARMFTEEEKRHLLRRYDPSVRYTDVTAPIYAECAELDDVTKMQYVDLYTWLRGDILVKADRISMAHSLEVRVPFLDKEVFDVAAKIPVELRLPPRSDATKYAMRQALQGVVPPAIVNRRKLGFPTPTRVWLRGEMYEWARHIFATSGAGDLLDLSYAMRLLDEHKREEADHSRKVWTVLVFCIWHAIFVERSLDPGIRRNQSALLTKPVVGSMVA; this is encoded by the coding sequence ATGTGCGGACTCCTGGCCTTTTTCAGCGCCCGCGGCGACGCCGGCGCACACCGCGACGCGATCGCCCACGCGTTGGAATGCCTGCACCACCGTGGCCCGGACGAGACCGGCGTGGAGGTGATCGGCGACCCGACCGGCCGGTGGGCGGACGCGGTGTTCGCGCACAAGCGGCTGGCCATCATCGACGTGGCGTCCAGCCAGGAGCCGCTCGCCTACGCCGACGGCCGCTACCTGCTCACCTTCAACGGCGAGATCTACAACTACATCGAGCTGCGGGACCAGCTGGTCCGGGAGTTCGGCGCGCAGTTCGCCACCGCCGGCGACGGTGAGGTGATCGTCGCCGGGTACCACTACTGGGGCGAGAAGGTGCTGCACAAGCTGCGCGGCATGTTCGCCTTCGTGATCTGGGACCGGCAGCGGCGTCGCGCCTTCGGCGCCCGGGACTACTTCGGCATCAAGCCGCTGCACTACCTGCAGACCCCGGACGGCATCTACCTGGCCTCGGAGAAGAAGGCGCTACTGCCGTTCTCCGCCGCCGCGGGTGCCGGGGACGCCGGGGTGGACACCGCGAATCTGTCGCACTATCTGACCCTGCAGTACGTGCCCGAGCCGCGCACCCTGCACTCCGGAATCAGCCGGATCGGCTCCGGGGAGTGCCTGACCTGGTCGCCGCCGGCGCTGGACCCGACGACCGGTGGGCCGGCGCCGGACCCGGCCGGCGGGGTGCAGGTCCGCCGCTGGTACCAGCCGATCTTCCGGCCGACGCCGACGCCGGACCCGCAGCGGCTGTACGACGAGATCCGCGAGACGCTGCGGGAGAGCGTACGCATGCACATGCGGGCCGACGTGCCGGTCGGAGCGTTCCTGTCCAGCGGCATCGACTCGACCGCGGTGGTGGCGCTGGCCCGCGAGTTCAACCCGAACATCCTGACCTTCACCGTCGGGTACGACGTGTCGGGCTACTCGGAGATCGAGGTCGCCCAGGACTCGGCCCGGCACCTGAACGTGACCACCATCCCGACGAAGATCGGGCCGCAGGACATGATGGAGGCGCTGCCGCGCATCGTCTGGCACCTGGACGACCCGGTGGCCGACCCGGCGCTGGTGCCGCTGTACTTCGTGGCGCAGAAGGCCGCCGAACACGTGACTGTGGTGCTCTCCGGCGAAGGCGCGGACGAGTTCTTCGGCGGCTACACCATCTACCGCGAGCCGCTGTCGCTGGGCGCGGTGCACGGACTGCCGGATCCGATGCAGAAAGGGCTGCGAGCCGTCTCGAAGGTGATCCCACAGGGGGTCAAGGGCAAGAGTTTCCTGGAGCGGGGCACCACCCCGATCGAGGAGCGCTACTACGGCAACGCGCGGATGTTCACCGAGGAGGAGAAGCGGCACCTGCTGCGTCGCTACGACCCGTCGGTGCGCTACACCGACGTGACCGCGCCGATTTACGCCGAGTGCGCCGAGCTCGACGACGTCACCAAGATGCAGTACGTCGACCTGTACACCTGGCTGCGCGGCGACATCCTGGTCAAGGCGGACCGGATCTCGATGGCGCATTCGCTGGAGGTGCGGGTGCCGTTCCTGGACAAGGAGGTCTTCGACGTAGCCGCGAAGATCCCGGTGGAGCTACGGCTGCCGCCCCGCTCCGACGCCACCAAGTACGCGATGCGTCAGGCCTTGCAGGGCGTGGTACCGCCGGCCATCGTGAACCGCCGCAAGCTCGGCTTCCCGACCCCGACCCGGGTGTGGTTGCGCGGCGAGATGTACGAGTGGGCCCGGCACATCTTCGCCACCTCGGGCGCCGGTGACCTGCTCGACCTGTCGTACGCGATGCGGCTGCTCGACGAGCACAAGCGTGAGGAGGCCGACCACTCCCGCAAGGTGTGGACGGTGCTGGTGTTCTGCATCTGGCACGCGATCTTCGTGGAGCGTTCGCTCGACCCCGGCATCCGGCGCAACCAGTCGGCGCTGCTCACCAAGCCGGTGGTCGGGTCGATGGTGGCCTGA
- a CDS encoding aminopeptidase P family protein — protein sequence MTAEGTETTAEVVAEQPRTESHDPDFPEKLLEFMRTGWRDDTLPLAPRAEAPNHARRRAALADAFPGETLVVPTGTEKTRANDTDYPFRPGSDFVYLTGDHDPDSVLVLYPTGDGHDAVLYTRQRSSRDNDEFFRSRDGELWVGRRRTLAEKSTELGLRTAPLSELPQALAGCAPARTRVLRGFDPRVDAAVLPYDSGDDAGARDRELATAIAEAKLVKDEWEVAQLQAAIDATVRGFEDVARVLPADRPVAERLLEGVFALRARHDGNDVGYGSIVGAGAHATILHWVRNDGVTRPGELLLMDMGVEGHHLYTADVTRTLPVSGRFTALQRQVYDIVYAAQQAGMDYIKPGVKFSDVHQTCMRVLAEGLAELGVLPVSVDEAMDKESTVYRRWTLHGFGHMLGIDVHDCSYARKERYRDGELGEGYVLTVEPGLYFQPEDELVPEELRGVGIRIEDDVLVTAAGAVNLSAGLPRQADEVEAWLAAQRDAGPRLP from the coding sequence ATGACCGCCGAAGGCACCGAGACGACCGCCGAGGTCGTCGCCGAGCAGCCGCGCACCGAGTCGCACGACCCGGACTTCCCGGAGAAGCTCCTGGAGTTCATGCGCACCGGCTGGCGCGACGACACGTTGCCGCTCGCCCCGCGCGCCGAGGCGCCGAACCACGCCCGCCGTCGCGCCGCCCTCGCCGACGCCTTCCCCGGCGAGACCCTGGTGGTGCCCACCGGCACCGAGAAGACCCGGGCCAACGACACCGATTACCCGTTCCGGCCGGGCAGCGACTTCGTCTACCTGACCGGTGACCACGATCCGGACAGCGTGCTGGTGCTGTACCCGACCGGGGACGGACACGACGCGGTGCTCTACACCCGGCAGCGGTCGTCGCGGGACAACGACGAGTTCTTCCGCAGCCGCGACGGCGAGCTGTGGGTGGGCCGGCGGCGCACCCTGGCGGAGAAGTCGACCGAGCTGGGTCTGCGTACAGCGCCGCTCAGTGAGCTGCCGCAGGCGCTGGCCGGGTGCGCGCCGGCCCGGACCCGGGTGCTGCGCGGCTTCGACCCGCGGGTGGACGCGGCGGTGCTGCCGTACGACAGCGGCGACGACGCCGGGGCCCGCGACCGCGAGCTGGCCACGGCGATCGCCGAGGCGAAGCTGGTCAAGGACGAGTGGGAGGTCGCCCAGCTGCAGGCGGCGATCGACGCGACGGTCCGCGGCTTCGAGGACGTGGCCCGGGTGCTGCCGGCCGACCGGCCGGTCGCCGAGCGGCTGCTGGAAGGGGTCTTCGCGCTGCGGGCCCGGCACGACGGCAACGACGTCGGTTACGGTTCGATCGTCGGCGCGGGCGCGCACGCGACGATCCTGCACTGGGTACGCAACGACGGCGTCACCCGTCCGGGTGAACTGCTGCTGATGGACATGGGTGTGGAGGGGCACCATCTCTACACCGCCGACGTGACCCGGACCCTGCCGGTGTCCGGCCGGTTCACCGCCCTGCAGCGCCAGGTCTACGACATCGTGTACGCCGCGCAGCAGGCCGGCATGGACTACATCAAGCCGGGGGTGAAGTTCAGCGACGTGCACCAGACCTGCATGCGGGTGCTCGCCGAAGGCCTGGCCGAGCTGGGCGTGCTGCCGGTCAGCGTGGACGAGGCAATGGACAAGGAGTCGACCGTCTACCGCCGGTGGACGCTGCACGGCTTCGGCCACATGCTCGGCATCGACGTGCACGACTGCTCGTACGCCCGTAAGGAACGTTACCGTGACGGCGAGCTCGGCGAGGGGTACGTGCTGACCGTCGAGCCCGGCCTGTACTTTCAGCCGGAGGACGAGCTGGTGCCCGAGGAGCTGCGCGGCGTCGGCATCCGGATCGAGGACGACGTGCTGGTCACCGCCGCCGGTGCGGTGAACCTGTCGGCCGGGCTGCCTCGGCAGGCCGACGAGGTCGAGGCCTGGTTGGCGGCGCAGCGCGACGCCGGCCCCCGACTGCCCTGA